One Actinomycetota bacterium DNA segment encodes these proteins:
- a CDS encoding Rrf2 family transcriptional regulator, whose product MEFIKRNTDYALRALVYMAEMGGEKPYPMGDIATATGAPETFLRKVIQRLDAAGVVATKRGVGGGVSFRKQPEAISIFEIVEAVQGPLAINKCFLSDRECVDQGACRIRRNLVEIQDDVIDLFKTATVAKLARNTKPKGGKNAKRN is encoded by the coding sequence ATGGAATTCATCAAACGGAACACGGATTACGCGCTGCGGGCACTGGTTTACATGGCGGAAATGGGCGGAGAAAAGCCCTATCCGATGGGTGACATCGCGACCGCAACGGGGGCTCCCGAGACCTTTCTAAGGAAGGTCATCCAGAGACTTGACGCGGCCGGCGTCGTCGCAACCAAGCGGGGCGTCGGCGGAGGAGTCAGCTTCCGAAAGCAGCCGGAGGCGATAAGCATATTTGAAATAGTTGAAGCGGTTCAAGGCCCGCTGGCCATCAACAAGTGTTTCCTGTCCGACCGGGAATGCGTTGACCAAGGTGCTTGCCGGATACGCCGGAACCTTGTCGAGATTCAGGACGACGTAATCGATTTGTTTAAAACTGCGACAGTCGCCAAATTGGCGAGGAATACAAAACCCAAAGGGGGCAAGAATGCCAAACGTAATTGA
- a CDS encoding phosphohydrolase yields MAEECPGSKLIKDPTPEEINCPWCKQPVEIWTDETRARCRNCGHVVVREMQQSCMDWCVKAKECLGEAYKESGH; encoded by the coding sequence ATGGCTGAAGAATGTCCAGGCTCAAAACTAATCAAAGATCCGACGCCGGAGGAGATAAACTGTCCTTGGTGTAAACAGCCTGTGGAGATCTGGACCGACGAAACCAGGGCGCGCTGCCGAAACTGCGGGCATGTTGTCGTCAGGGAAATGCAGCAATCTTGCATGGACTGGTGCGTTAAAGCTAAGGAGTGTCTCGGCGAGGCCTATAAAGAATCGGGCCATTAG
- a CDS encoding 4Fe-4S dicluster domain-containing protein, giving the protein MPNVIEIDEEKCIGCGACVEGCARNVIEIVDGVAKVTRREVCDGAAKCLPACPSGAISIISRQHWREELSGTRG; this is encoded by the coding sequence ATGCCAAACGTAATTGAGATCGACGAAGAAAAATGCATCGGCTGCGGCGCTTGCGTGGAGGGTTGCGCCCGCAACGTCATCGAAATTGTCGATGGTGTGGCCAAGGTCACGCGGCGCGAAGTATGTGACGGGGCGGCCAAGTGTCTGCCGGCTTGCCCAAGTGGAGCGATTTCCATAATCAGCCGCCAGCACTGGCGGGAAGAATTGTCGGGAACTAGGGGATAG